AAATAGGATCATAAACACCGCTGATAATCCAGCAGAAAATGATAtgcttggaagatatgttacagGAAACCCACCAGCCTTTCTTCCTGTGATGATCTCCCAGAAAAACATGCCCGCTTGATTCTCTTTATAGCTACATCTGTTCCTCTCCATTTTCCATGGTAAACAGTACCATATGTCCCAGCACccaactccttcaattcttcaAGGTCAGCATTTTTTATGATCTGCGATGTAACATCAGCTGCAGCTTACTGCTTACGTATGAACTAATGAACtcttaaaagaaagaaagcaaacttgtttgggattgaggcCTAGTTGTTGCCGCTGTTAAAGAAAGCAAACATATTGAAActctaagaaaaaaatataagttcGCATCTTCTcttaaaatgaagaaagaagggtaaaacAAGATCAAGTTACAAAATTAATTCTACAGGGATTGTCCAGTAGATCCTTCAGCCTAGTTTCACTCAGCAATAAACAGAGTTTTTGTGCATTGAAACGCTTcaataagaaaaagaataatacatgcCCTCCAGTTCTGATTACACAGGAAAGGCTGGGTAGACAGACAGGGTAGGTGTGCTCAAACAAAGAAGCATGAGTGAGCAGTTTCCCAAGCAGATCAACAGATTGAACTTGGTCAACGTAGTGACAACTGATACATACGAAAATATCAAACCTAGTCAAGGAACTGCCAACTGATGACCAACACAGAATAAGTTAATGGCAAAGCATACGTATACTATGTGGCGTGACTATTAAAGTCAGTTGTCAACTAGGACAGATTGGCAAATTAGAAGGTTGGTGAATGTAATTACgtttattttgttatatccaGGGAGTAAGATGCATAGTCTGCCAAGGAGTGCTGTACCTAGGGTGTTCTAAAACACAACAGGCTGGAAATTTGGTATATCTTTTCCACATAACAGCGTCAACCAAAGACCGGAGCATCTTAGCAGACACTGGAGAGAAATCCCTAATAACTTGGATGGTAACTTTAGTTAGCAAATTATTACCTTTTTATTCTAAAGCAGGGTGGGCGTTCGGGCCGTCGGATTGGATATGAAAAGTTCGGTTTGGATTTTCGGTTTTCAGATTGAAGAAATTGCAATCCATATCCAACCCAAATAAGCTTGGATCGGATTGGAttttttaagttcggtttcggGTGAATCAGTTTGGATATTTCAGATTTCGATTTTGATTCTTGAGCGTTTAAGGCAGGTTTATTAGGAACGGAGTTCATGTGCCCTAATTACCAAGTTACATGTCTTAGCATAATGTGAAACCAAATATGTGGATTTAACAAAGAGTTGTTACTACTAAACCAAAATGTATCAAGTCACATGGTTCAGTTTTAAATTGTTCTCTTTGTTTCATTGGAAGCTTCTTTATTCTTAAAGTAGTGAAGTAAACTCCAGCTTTGCAAGCCATATTATACTAGTATTTAATTTGATAGAAAATTCTTTATTGGCTTGAAATTGTAATGGTTAAGAGTCATATGGTACTAATCTATTGGACATTTAGACTAATTAGCATTGGGCACATATAATACGGGTACAGCTAAATATAAGGTGTAAAAATTTTGGATTTTCGGATATCCAAAAATCCTAAGTACTAAATCCGATATTCAATCCGAAatccaaaaattttgaaaataaaatccgaagtccaatccataatccaaaaatccaaaccaaatattcaaaaaatttgaatttcgGTTTGGATTTCGGGTTGGCCCAAACTATGCCCACCCCTATTCTAAAGCATGTCACAGATTTTGTACAGATGAAACTCAAACAAATAAgtgtaaaagaaagaaatgttttaTTGTTACATAGTTTCATTATACACTAGAAATATATAATTTCTCAtacttttcatattttaagaaagatTACTTCGTTCTCTTGACAAAATTAAGATGTCTTCGTTagttttatgatatgatacaaaACAAGTCAGAACTCAAGAGAGCCTTTTTTAGGTTTAGATATTATTGAGCACATcgaattttttttcccattccACAGACTAAAACAATGCATTGTGTCACACTGGCTGACACATTTGTCCTTCAATTCTGCATTTCACCACATATCTAAATAGAGATCAAGCATCAGTGCAAAAATTGATCTTCCACTGAGTACATAAAATATTTGGAGACTTTGGGGGTAGAGTTATACTTTTGAAAATTGGACAATTACTTGCGGACAATCTATAACTACAAGTAGGTATCGAGAAGTTCAATGAGCAGCTTTTTTATAGAAGTTCAATGAGTAGTTATTAACAGGGAATCCAAGTATTATCAGCCACTCCATCAAAATTTTACTTTTGACAATGTCTAACGTATCAGCCTCGTTACTCTATTCCAAATTGAAAGACAGGTACCAATGGTTGTACAATCCATATTTCTGTCTACCAGATGCGCAGTTTCATTATTTACCAGAAGCCCCTTTGATACAACTTGTATCCAGTAGTGCCAATCTATTTGAGCGAGCAGGTCACTGTAGTAGATTGTTGGATTTACCTAGATTCTTAATTCCATATAAGCAAGCAGTAGAGAAACATAGTTGATAAGCAATAAAATCATTCCATAACCTCCGAGGCACATGACAAGACTAGAAATAGCAGACCATTATCATTGCCAAGAAATGAACCACAAAATCTTTAACGATGACAATAAATCAAAGATATTCTTCATGTAACAACCTATGATAAAAGGATCAAGGTATTGCAGGAGGAGAGAGAGGGGGAGGGATATGTAGTGAAGGACAAAGCCTTGTCATTTGAGTCCTCCTTTGGATATATTAGAGGCCTGCTGCTGGTAGTATGGGCTGTAAGAAGGCAATGATTTTTAAGTCTTTCAGACTCATACCCAAGATTAGAGTATAAGACGTTATAGTTGAAAAGGgggagaaatgaaatgaaatgttaTCATGAGCATTTCCAACAAGGTTTAAGATACAAAAGGAATTGATCATTTACCTGTAAACCATACAAATCAGCTTCCAGCTCAGCTATCATAGCATCAGTGATTAAATTATCCTTATCTCCGTCACTGGGGTTGGCGTCCTGCGCCAAGCCAGATAATCAACGTAAAACTATATGAGCATAAGAGAGCTTTTAGTAAACTAAATCATACACCAATCCATCATAATGAAATAGAATTTCACCTCCAACCCCAAGTCAGGGGAAAATGCTACCCCTTCTGTAGCACCAGCAGATATGACTTCACCACCAATGGTTTCCAAATCTCGGAGATTTGCAGCATATAAGTCACCACTGGGTGATCTAATATCTCTTCCATTTGCATTCAGAACCTGCTGGCTATCTTTGATACTCTTACTAGCTGGAGCATCTTCTATCTTTTGCTTTTCACTAGAAAATTCACCAATGCCAGAAGTCACAACATTCTGATCACTGTAATTAGTAAATTCTTCATCAATTAGAGAAACTTCTCTCCTAAAAGCAGCATCCTTGGTTGGGTTTTGCCTAACTGATGATTGTGACAATTCCTCAGAGAATACTAGCAAAGGTTCTTTGGCAAAAGTATCTCGAGGACATGCAACGACTGCTGGCATGGGGGAAAGATGGGAAATCAGGCCATCAGACAACTCAGGCAGTAGATCACTCAGAGTTTCTGCACCATGAAACTGCATTTCAGAATTTGAAATCCTCCCAGCAACTTCAGAACTCTTGACCCAGGATGTATTGTTCTCAGGTTCAGCCTGTTTTATCCCCCCTGAGGCATTCTCAAATTGGTTTCTTTGGGACCGCTCATTTAGTGTATTAATTAAAGGTGTTGGTGCAATGATGTTCATGTCAAAATTTTGTGATGCTTCACCAGGTATATCACCTCCATTATTAGACACCATAGCAGAGTTAGCATCAGATAGTTTTTTCTCTGAACCCACAGCTGTTTTGGATGATTTGTTATCAGGAAATTTACCATCACGACATGGAAGTGCATTATTGATATCACATGCACTCACCATCTCACAACTTGAATTTTTCAGACCAGGATGGTAATTTTCCAAATTTGCTTTAGCTGTGTTGCATCTGGTGTCTgttccattaatatttctttGCATAGGTCCACATTTATTCAGTGAATCTGAGTCAAAAGGCAACTCTGGCAAATCCACCATGTCAGTGGCCTCATTTGATTCCCCATTAAGTACCCTAATGTGATGATGAGAACTGACTGGGTATGTATTCTGATGCAGATACCCTAGGTTTCCCTGCAGAGCAGCAGACACACCATGTGAAGATAACTGAGCTGGTAAAAAGTTCAAAGAGGAAAATGAGATTATTCCCTCTTGTGAGCAGTAAGGTGATCCTTTTCCATGTTCTTGAAGTTTTGAATCCGAAAAGGCATGCGGAATTCCATTTTGAGCAACAGCGGAAGTGTATCCCAGCAATACAGCCATTTCATCATTCGGCTCTTCAGATAGGACTGTCCCTTCCTTGGGTTCTGTTCTTTCAAAAGCGTACTGTTGAAAGATTCCATCACATTGTTCCAATGTAGGAGGAACAAAGTCTCTGCTGAGACCATGGTGATGTGAAAGCAATTCACTCGATTGGCTTGGCTGGGGGATATCATCTTTTTTGTTAGGACTCTGCAAATTTATCAGGTTTATCTGCGGGGCATAATAACCAATATTAGTGCATCCACTCGGATTTTCAGGTACTGATTGGGTGCTGCTAACCGACACTGGACATTCATCACCACCATGTGGCAACTTGTTATTGTATGTGTTCCTTGAGTCGGTCTTGTAATCTCCCTGTTGAACAAGCACAGGAGAAAAAGGAGTAGACTGATTGGGAAACTTAACCTGATTCTGAGATTCACCAATCAATTGAGCAGGAGGTGGGACATAAAGACCAGTGCTGCAGTCTACCTTAGGTATCACCTTGCTGGCTTCATCGCGTACACACTGCTCATAATAATTCTCCTGAGTAGAAGAATCCCCTTGAACAAT
This portion of the Lycium ferocissimum isolate CSIRO_LF1 chromosome 1, AGI_CSIRO_Lferr_CH_V1, whole genome shotgun sequence genome encodes:
- the LOC132049989 gene encoding uncharacterized protein LOC132049989 isoform X1 produces the protein MQLNSSKDLAETMITGVPGPSGQWIQQESSQPVILSDGISLHNNVNNHVPVQTGEVYSMEFLQDPSSRVVPIVSGVTGMHDRRAVPQSKQSQHSGYEELTRLLGLTRMDSDISSTRGSSTELENGIYVENELTYSQKVGSSGHVPVGATSGTKSESSKSLKSSVLGTSDCSTGKIKFLCSFGGRILPRPSDGKLRYVGGDTRIISIGKNISWEELMKKTLAICNQPHTFKYQLPGEDLDALISVSSDEDLQNMIEEYFGLEKLGGSQRLRIFLVPLTESENSCPVDAATVQPTDPDYQYVVAVNGIVQGDSSTQENYYEQCVRDEASKVIPKVDCSTGLYVPPPAQLIGESQNQVKFPNQSTPFSPVLVQQGDYKTDSRNTYNNKLPHGGDECPVSVSSTQSVPENPSGCTNIGYYAPQINLINLQSPNKKDDIPQPSQSSELLSHHHGLSRDFVPPTLEQCDGIFQQYAFERTEPKEGTVLSEEPNDEMAVLLGYTSAVAQNGIPHAFSDSKLQEHGKGSPYCSQEGIISFSSLNFLPAQLSSHGVSAALQGNLGYLHQNTYPVSSHHHIRVLNGESNEATDMVDLPELPFDSDSLNKCGPMQRNINGTDTRCNTAKANLENYHPGLKNSSCEMVSACDINNALPCRDGKFPDNKSSKTAVGSEKKLSDANSAMVSNNGGDIPGEASQNFDMNIIAPTPLINTLNERSQRNQFENASGGIKQAEPENNTSWVKSSEVAGRISNSEMQFHGAETLSDLLPELSDGLISHLSPMPAVVACPRDTFAKEPLLVFSEELSQSSVRQNPTKDAAFRREVSLIDEEFTNYSDQNVVTSGIGEFSSEKQKIEDAPASKSIKDSQQVLNANGRDIRSPSGDLYAANLRDLETIGGEVISAGATEGVAFSPDLGLEAQDANPSDGDKDNLITDAMIAELEADLYGLQIIKNADLEELKELGAGTYGTVYHGKWRGTDVAIKRIKRACFSGRSSQEERLIKDFWREAQILSNLHHPNVLAFYGVVPDGAGGTLATVTEFMTNGSLRNVLIKKDRSLDGYKKLLIAMDAAFGMEYLHSKNIVHFDLKCDNLLVSLRDPQRPVCKVGDFGLSRIKRNTLVSGGVRGTLPWMAPELLNGSSNRVSEKVDVFSFGITMWEILTGEEPYANMHCGAIIGGILKNTLRPPMPERCDPEWRKLMEQCWSADPEARPSFTEIRNRLSSMSAAVQAKGNSNSAGHVNANIPVCI
- the LOC132049989 gene encoding uncharacterized protein LOC132049989 isoform X2 translates to MQLNSSKDLAETMITGVPGPSGQWIQQESSQPVILSDGISLHNNVNNHVPVQTGEVYSMEFLQDPSSRVVPIVSGVTGMHDRRAVPQSKQSQHSGYEELTRLLGLTRMDSDISSTRGSSTELENGIYVENELTYSQKVGSSGHVPVGATSGTKSESSKSLKSSVLGTSDCSTGKIKFLCSFGGRILPRPSDGKLRYVGGDTRIISIGKNISWEELMKKTLAICNQPHTFKYQLPGEDLDALISVSSDEDLQNMIEEYFGLEKLGGSQRLRIFLVPLTESENSCPVDAATVQPTDPDYQYVVAVNGIVQGDSSTQENYYEQCVRDEASKVIPKVDCSTGLYVPPPAQLIGESQNQVKFPNQSTPFSPVLVQQGDYKTDSRNTYNNKLPHGGDECPVSVSSTQSVPENPSGCTNIGYYAPQINLINLQSPNKKDDIPQPSQSSELLSHHHGLSRDFVPPTLEQCDGIFQQYAFERTEPKEGTVLSEEPNDEMAVLLGYTSAVAQNGIPHAFSDSKLQEHGKGSPYCSQEGIISFSSLNFLPAQLSSHGVSAALQGNLGYLHQNTYPVSSHHHIRVLNGESNEATDMVDLPELPFDSDSLNKCGPMQRNINGTDTRCNTAKANLENYHPGLKNSSCEMVSACDINNALPCRDGKFPDNKSSKTAVGSEKKLSDANSAMVSNNGGDIPGEASQNFDMNIIAPTPLINTLNERSQRNQFENASGGIKQAEPENNTSWVKSSEVAGRISNSEMQFHGAETLSDLLPELSDGLISHLSPMPAVVACPRDTFAKEPLLVFSEELSQSSVRQNPTKDAAFRREVSLIDEEFTNYSDQNVVTSGIGEFSSEKQKIEDAPASKSIKDSQQVLNANGRDIRSPSGDLYAANLRDLETIGGEVISAGATEGVAFSPDLGLEDANPSDGDKDNLITDAMIAELEADLYGLQIIKNADLEELKELGAGTYGTVYHGKWRGTDVAIKRIKRACFSGRSSQEERLIKDFWREAQILSNLHHPNVLAFYGVVPDGAGGTLATVTEFMTNGSLRNVLIKKDRSLDGYKKLLIAMDAAFGMEYLHSKNIVHFDLKCDNLLVSLRDPQRPVCKVGDFGLSRIKRNTLVSGGVRGTLPWMAPELLNGSSNRVSEKVDVFSFGITMWEILTGEEPYANMHCGAIIGGILKNTLRPPMPERCDPEWRKLMEQCWSADPEARPSFTEIRNRLSSMSAAVQAKGNSNSAGHVNANIPVCI
- the LOC132049989 gene encoding uncharacterized protein LOC132049989 isoform X3; protein product: MQLNSSKDLAETMITGVPGPSGQWIQQESSQPVILSDGISLHNNVNNHVPVQTGEVYSMEFLQDPSSRVVPIVSGVTGMHDRRAVPQSKQSQHSGYEELTRLLGLTRMDSDISSTRGSSTELENGIYVENELTYSQKVGSSGHVPVGATSGTKSESSKSLKSSVLGTSDCSTGKIKFLCSFGGRILPRPSDGKLRYVGGDTRIISIGKNISWEELMKKTLAICNQPHTFKYQLPGEDLDALISVSSDEDLQNMIEEYFGLEKLGGSQRLRIFLVPLTESENSCPVDAATVQPTDPDYQYVVAVNGIVQGDSSTQENYYEQCVRDEASKVIPKVDCSTGLYVPPPAQLIGESQNQVKFPNQSTPFSPVLVQQGDYKTDSRNTYNNKLPHGGDECPVSVSSTQSVPENPSGCTNIGYYAPQINLINLQSPNKKDDIPQPSQSSELLSHHHGLSRDFVPPTLEQCDGIFQQYAFERTEPKEGTVLSEEPNDEMAVLLGYTSAVAQNGIPHAFSDSKLQEHGKGSPYCSQEGIISFSSLNFLPAQLSSHGVSAALQGNLGYLHQNTYPVSSHHHIRVLNGESNEATDMVDLPELPFDSDSLNKCGPMQRNINGTDTRCNTAKANLENYHPGLKNSSCEMVSACDINNALPCRDGKFPDNKSSKTAVGSEKKLSDANSAMVSNNGGDIPGEASQNFDMNIIAPTPLINTLNERSQRNQFENASGGIKQAEPENNTSWVKSSEVAGRISNSEMQFHGAETLSDLLPELSDGLISHLSPMPAVVACPRDTFAKEPLLVFSEELSQSSVRQNPTKDAAFRREVSLIDEEFTNYSDQNVVTSGIGEFSSEKQKIEDAPASKSIKDSQQVLNANGRDIRSPSGDLYAANLRDLETIGGEVISAGATEGDANPSDGDKDNLITDAMIAELEADLYGLQIIKNADLEELKELGAGTYGTVYHGKWRGTDVAIKRIKRACFSGRSSQEERLIKDFWREAQILSNLHHPNVLAFYGVVPDGAGGTLATVTEFMTNGSLRNVLIKKDRSLDGYKKLLIAMDAAFGMEYLHSKNIVHFDLKCDNLLVSLRDPQRPVCKVGDFGLSRIKRNTLVSGGVRGTLPWMAPELLNGSSNRVSEKVDVFSFGITMWEILTGEEPYANMHCGAIIGGILKNTLRPPMPERCDPEWRKLMEQCWSADPEARPSFTEIRNRLSSMSAAVQAKGNSNSAGHVNANIPVCI